One stretch of Portunus trituberculatus isolate SZX2019 unplaced genomic scaffold, ASM1759143v1 PGA_scaffold_64__5_contigs__length_350985, whole genome shotgun sequence DNA includes these proteins:
- the LOC123500998 gene encoding trypsin-1-like — MKTLVLCIFVAGALGAPSRKPTFRRGLNKIVGGQDTHHGEIQYQLSLQDTSYSEPWHFCGGSLYRDHWGITACHCVQFDVANPGIIQAVAGEYTLYVNDASEQPLRLDEIILHPEFDSTALTNDVALIHFKQAMITNEYVNPVGLQTEKELVGVDCIVTGWGALTEGGSAATVLQKVHVPTVSDEECRTSYTGIEDSMICAGYPEGGKDACQGDSGGPMVCEGYLTGIVSWGYGCARPNYPGVYTEVAYFVDWIIATAV, encoded by the exons ATGAAGACACTCGTGCTATGCATATTCGTAGCTGGGGCACTAG GTGCCCCATCCCGTAAGCCTACTTTCCGTCGGGGATTGAACAAGATTGTTGGTGGTCAAGACACGCATCATGGTGAGATTCAGTACCAACTTAGCCTTCAAGATACCTCGTACAGTGAGCCGTGGCACTTCTGCGGTGGTAGCCTGTACAGAGATCACTGGGGCATCACTGCTTGTCACTGTGTACAGTTCGATGTGGCTAATCCAGGGATTATCCAG GCTGTGGCTGGTGAATACACACTGTACGTTAATGACGCATCCGAGCAACCACTTAGACTTGATGAGATCATCCTTCACCCAGAATTCGACAGCACGGCACTTACAAACGACGTCGCCCTCATTCACTTTAAGCAAGCAATGATTACCAACGAATACGTTAATCCCGTCGGTCTTCAAACAGAAAAAGAGCTTGTAGGCGTTGATTGCATCGTAACGGGATGGGGAGCCctgacagagggagggagtgctGCTACAGTCCTGCAGAAGGTTCATGTTCCTACTGTGTCTGATGAAGAATGTAGAACATCTTACACTGGTATTGAGGATTCCATGATCTGCGCTGGATATCCTGAGGGGGGAAAGGATGCCTGCCAAGGTGATTCTGGTGGGCCTATGGTTTGCGAAGGATACCTTACTGGCATTGTGTCTTGGGGTTACGGATGTGCGCGCCCCAACTACCCAGGGGTTTACACGGAGGTAGCCTACTTTGTGGACTGGATTATCGCCACTGCAGTATAA